AGAGCAATTATGAAGATTCAAAATCAATTTCAAGAAGAATAAATGATATGAAAAATTGGTTAAAAAAACCATCATTAATTCAACCAGATTCAAACGCTCAGTATGAAGAAATCATTGAAATTGATTTAGCAAAAGTAACACAACCTATAGTTGCTTGCCCAAACGATCCAGATAATGTAAAAGAAATCACTGATGTTGCAAATACAAATATTGACGAGGTTTTTATAGGTTCTTGCATGACGAATATTGGCCATTACAGGGCAGCTGCGAAAGTTCTTGAAGGTGTACAAAATTTAAAAGCTAAATTATGGATTTGTCCACCAACAAAAATGGATGAAGAAACTCTAAAAGCTGAAGGTTACTATAAAATTTTCGAAGATTGTGGTGCAAGGTTAGAGTTACCAGGCTGTTCTTTATGTATGGGAAATCAAGCCAGAGTAGATGAAGGTTCCGTAGTATTTTCTACAAGCACAAGAAATTTTGACAATAGACTTGGCAAGAATGCACAAGTCTTTTTAGGCAGCGCTGAATTAGCAGCAGTTTGCGCACTGCTTGGCAAAATACCTGAAGTTGAAAAATATCAGGATATTACTAAAAATAAAATTAATCCATATTCAGATCAACTTTATCGCTATCTTCAATTTGATGAGATAAACGATTTCAGCTTGACAAAGTAATCATGGACTATGCCAAACTTTATAAAAGATAATATTCAAAAAACAAGTAATAATTCTTCTCGTAGCATCAAAAAATTATTAAAACAAAGATCTCTAGTCGTTGCATTTTCGCTCTTATTAACAGGTTTAGGAGCCTCAATTACAAGCATATCTTTTAAAACTGGAATCTATTTTATTAATAATTGGAGATTAGCATTATTAGACCAATTCCCATCTATTACGGTCTTACCTATTTTTGGCGCTTTAGGAGGAGCTATTGCAGGATATTTGATCAAAAATATAGCACCAGCTGCAAAAGGTTCAGGAGTGAGTCAAATCATGGGTTTTTTAAGACATAAAAAAGTTCCAATGAATTTAAAAGTAGGATTAGTAAAGCTAATCTCAGGAATTATTGCTATAGGTAGTGGATTCCCTTTGGGTCCAGAAGGTCCATCCGTTCAAATGGGAGGATCAGTAGCTTGGCAAATGGCCAAGTGGCTCAAAGCTCCTACAGCTTTTAGAAGAGTCATAGTAGCAGCAGGGGGTGGTGCTGGAATAGCTGCAGTATTTAGCGCTCCATTAGGGGGGTTTGTCTATGCAATAGAAGAGCTATTAAACTCTGCAAGACCAGTAATTTTGCTATTAGTAGTAATTACAACTTTTATTGCAGATTCATCTGCTGATATTATTCAAGCCTTAGGTTTAGATCCTAAAGCAGGAGGCTTTGATTTTAACCTCGGATTTTTGATTCAAAAAGAATACGACCCATCAGTTTTTTTCTTACCTATAGATTTTATTTACTTAGTTTTACTAGGAATAATTATTGGAATATTTGCAGAATTGTACAGCAGATATGTTTTGTTGATGCAAAATCTTGGGAAAAAGTGGTATAAAAATAAATTTGTTTTAAAAATGAGTATCTGTGGACTTATTTTAGGAAGCATCTACTCTTGTTTACCCAGTACATTTCATAATTTAGATGAATTACAAAAAATAATTGCTGAACAAAATACAAGTATTGGAATTGCTTTATTAGCAGTTTTAGTATTATTTATAACGACAGGTTTAGCTGCAGCATCTGGAGCTCCTGGAGGATTGTTCTATCCAATGCTTACTTTAGGAGGGTCAATCGGACTAATAATGGGGAGCTGGGTGGAAATTGCGACAGGACATGCACCAAGTACATACATTTTTGCGGGAATGGGAGCTTTCGTAGCAGGATGTTCGCGAACACCAATTACAGCAATGTTTTTAGCTTTCTCTTTAACAAAAAATTTATTAATAATGAAACCTGTATTAATCAGCTGCATTGCTAGTTTCTTGATAGCAAGAGCTTTTAATGAAGAATCAATTTATGAAAGACAAATACAAATAGAATTAGAAGACTAAAAAACTATCTTCAATCAAAAACAGCAGTTTTGCTGTTATAAACAAATACTTGATGATTTAGGTGTAATCTAACCGCTCTTGCTAGAGCTATTCTTTCAATATCTCTTCCTTTTCTAATCAAATCGTCAACTTCGTCCCTATGACTTACATTAACTGTACATTGCTCTATTATCGGGCCTTCATCAAGATCTTCAGTAACATAATGAGCAGTAGCACCGATTAATTTAACTCCTCTCTTCCAAGCTCGATGATATGGTTGACCGCCCTTAAATGCAGGTAAGAAAGAATGATGAATATTTATTATTGAAGAAAACTTTTTTAAAAAAGAGTCACTCAAAATTTGCATATATTTGGCTAATACAACAAGATCAATTTCATATTCTTTTAGTAAATGCAAAAATTGATCTTCAACGATAGATTTATCAGTTTTAAAGGTATCAATATGCACAAATTTTGCATTAAAGTCATTTGCAATATTTTCAAGATCAGAATGATTTGAAATTATTAACGGGACTTTCATTTTGAGTTCTCCATTTCTTACTCGCCAAAGTAAATCAATCAAACAATGATTTTGTTTACTCACGAAAATAGCAACATTTGGAATTTCATCAGAATAATTGACGTTAAATTTTCCATTTACTTCATCTGCAATTTTTTCAAATTCTTTATAAATTTCATCTCTATTAAAAGAGGCATTGTTACTATTCCATTCAATTCGACTAAGAAACAAACCGGCATCTTGATCTGTATGATGATCAGAATGTTTTATGTTTCCACCGTAATTTGAAATCCAGCTTGTAAGTAAACTTACAAGGCCAGGACGATCGGGACAAACAATTTTGAATATAATTGAAGGATGTTCCAAAAATTCTTTAACTATTAAGTCAAATAAGCAAGTATATCTAATATATCAATGAAAAGCTTAAAAGAAAATTTTCAAAAAGCACACATAGTTATTATTGGATCAGGGATTATTGGAAAATTTAACGCCTTAGAATTATCAGAATTAGGTTTCCAGGTAACGATAATAGATCCAACTGAACTCAAAAATAGTAGCTATGCAGCCTTAGGCTTCCTAATGGG
This region of Prochlorococcus sp. MIT 0604 genomic DNA includes:
- the purU gene encoding formyltetrahydrofolate deformylase, with the translated sequence MEHPSIIFKIVCPDRPGLVSLLTSWISNYGGNIKHSDHHTDQDAGLFLSRIEWNSNNASFNRDEIYKEFEKIADEVNGKFNVNYSDEIPNVAIFVSKQNHCLIDLLWRVRNGELKMKVPLIISNHSDLENIANDFNAKFVHIDTFKTDKSIVEDQFLHLLKEYEIDLVVLAKYMQILSDSFLKKFSSIINIHHSFLPAFKGGQPYHRAWKRGVKLIGATAHYVTEDLDEGPIIEQCTVNVSHRDEVDDLIRKGRDIERIALARAVRLHLNHQVFVYNSKTAVFD
- a CDS encoding ClC family H(+)/Cl(-) exchange transporter; the encoded protein is MPNFIKDNIQKTSNNSSRSIKKLLKQRSLVVAFSLLLTGLGASITSISFKTGIYFINNWRLALLDQFPSITVLPIFGALGGAIAGYLIKNIAPAAKGSGVSQIMGFLRHKKVPMNLKVGLVKLISGIIAIGSGFPLGPEGPSVQMGGSVAWQMAKWLKAPTAFRRVIVAAGGGAGIAAVFSAPLGGFVYAIEELLNSARPVILLLVVITTFIADSSADIIQALGLDPKAGGFDFNLGFLIQKEYDPSVFFLPIDFIYLVLLGIIIGIFAELYSRYVLLMQNLGKKWYKNKFVLKMSICGLILGSIYSCLPSTFHNLDELQKIIAEQNTSIGIALLAVLVLFITTGLAAASGAPGGLFYPMLTLGGSIGLIMGSWVEIATGHAPSTYIFAGMGAFVAGCSRTPITAMFLAFSLTKNLLIMKPVLISCIASFLIARAFNEESIYERQIQIELED